The window GACGCGACTGCCGATGCCGCCCGTGGCCCCGATGACTCCGATGTGCATGGCTCTCCCCTGGTGGTTGCCCGTGCCGTCCTCTTTTCGCTCGCGAGATGGGCATGACGGCCAACGCCATCTACGGCTACTTCGCCAACCGTGACGACTTGGTCACCACGCTGATCAACAACGTCTACACCTCGCTGGCCGACACGGTGGACGCCGCCTGGGACGCGGCCCCCGCCCAGGACCCTGCCGCCCGGATCCAGGCATGGGCCTGCGCGTTCAGGGACTGGGCGCTGGCCAACCCCGAAGGCTTCCGCCTCATCTACGGTGACCCCGTGCCCGGCTACCGGCCCCCCGAGGGCGGCGCCGCCCCGGACGCCGCCCACCGTGTCTGCACCGGCATCACGGCGTTGGCGGCCGCCGCCTGGCCGCACGCCGAACCCCGCTACGCGGACAGCGACTTCGAGTGGTCCGATTTCGACGCCGGTCTCCTCGGCAAGGTCCGCCCGGCCTTCCCCGACCTGCCCCCGGCCGCCGTGGCCCTCGCCCTGCGTATCTGGAGCCACCTGCACGGCCTGGTGTCATTGGAGATCTACGGCCACCTGCAGGCCCAGGCCCTCAGCCCGGAAAAGCTCTTCCGTGAAGAACTGGCCCAGCTCATCCGGTCCTTGAGCATCACCCCGCAGGGGTGACGGCCTACACAAGGGGCGCGCCTGCGAGCTGAGCCAGCTGTGGCAGCGTGGTCCCGACCCGGCAGAGAGCCGAGCGAGAACGGCCTGAGGTTGATCACCTCAAGTAGGCGGCGAGGCGCTCCGGCGGCCGATCTCGTTCCCGGAGGGAGCCGGACGTGGAATCCTCCCGGGAACGCGACGGGGCCCGGATCATGTGGATCCGGGCCCTGTCCAGCAGTAGCGGGGACAGGATTTGAACCTGCGACCTCTGGGTTATGAGCCCAGCGAGCT of the Streptomyces sp. NBC_00287 genome contains:
- a CDS encoding TetR-like C-terminal domain-containing protein, with translation MTANAIYGYFANRDDLVTTLINNVYTSLADTVDAAWDAAPAQDPAARIQAWACAFRDWALANPEGFRLIYGDPVPGYRPPEGGAAPDAAHRVCTGITALAAAAWPHAEPRYADSDFEWSDFDAGLLGKVRPAFPDLPPAAVALALRIWSHLHGLVSLEIYGHLQAQALSPEKLFREELAQLIRSLSITPQG